One stretch of Rhizophagus irregularis chromosome 6, complete sequence DNA includes these proteins:
- a CDS encoding 40S ribosomal protein eS19 → MAGGATVKDVNPHDFVKAYAAYLKRAGKLEVPKWVDIVKTGPYKELAPYDPDWFYIRAAAVARHIYLRNGVGIGALKKLHGGRKRRGTRPSHHAKSSGSVARKVLQALEKINVLEKDPKGGRRITQNGQQDLDRIAQACLSVTTGES, encoded by the exons ATGGCTGGCGGCGCAACTGTAAAAGATGTCAATCCCCATGACTTTGTTAAAGCCTACGCTGCATATTTAAAGCGTGCAGGTAAATTAGAAGTGCCAAAATGGGTTGACATTGTAAAAACTGGTCCATATAAAGAATTGGCTCCATATGATCCGGATTGGTTTTATATTAGGGCCG CTGCTGTTGCACGGCACATTTATCTTCGTAATGGGGTTGGAATTGGTGCGTTAAAAAAACTTCATGGAGGTCGTAAAAGAAGAGGAACTCGTCCTTCTCACCATGCCAAATCATCAGGATCTGTTGCTCGTAAAGTCCTCCAAGCTTTAGAAAAAATCAATGTCTTAGAGAAAGATCCTAAAGG tGGACGTAGGATCACTCAAAATGGGCAACAAGATCTTGATCGTATCGCTCAAGCATGTCTTTCGGTGACGACGGGagaatcataa